The genomic segment tcaaataccaccttagtttcgcactttctaaaataccctgtagtttaaatagtttaaagtctattatttttcttgttaCGTCAGTTCctatattaatatttcattaaattatatacaaaaagcttcagatacccgatctaaatttatcgaatattcattttagtaatCTTTTGTTTTAATCTCGTCACtcgtcactgatttaataaaaaaaaaatagtgaaagaaaaaataaaaaaaaaataaaataaaattacggggcactaaattgatacactttaaaccatatggtaccaaaatgagaaaatgcgaaacaacagggatggtatttgacgttttttctataatttaatacGGTATCAGAATAAAAAGTTTTGTGTTCGAATTTCGTACCGTATAATTCAGTGAAAGAGAATTTCAGAGAATTTCAGAATCCACCGTCATCGTCAATTGTCATAGGGAGAATtgttgaatatataaaattaagaaattgtAGTTCTCTTAAATAGCTCAAGACCTTTTTTGGTATtgtatttgaatataaatttttttaaaaaaatcactttctctctctctctctctctctctctctgatagCTTGAGCAATTAGGAAGTAACAGTATCTAAAAAGTAACTTTCAAAtgtttttttgacattattggtCTAAtagtgttttaaaatttgtaattttaatggtcgatataaaatgtttttttcgtttaacggtataaagatattcaaatcaattgaattttaattataaaattctttaaactatttagaataagatctataatcttgatcttgactacaaaCAAGACTCgtattatcacttttttaaaaatctttatttGTAGCTGTttattttgtgtccacttgatgaacaagagaacaatattgaaaaaatatgaaatttaatttctacatgtttcaagtggtatagatcatgttcaacgataccgatcgtcggtttggaggctccatcatcgaaaataaatggatggcaaTAGAGTTCATTTGTTACTGATAGCATTCCGGCTCAActctgtctctgtctctctctctctctctatacgtaTATATTCAAGCTATATCGAGCCGAATGTGAGCGAGATGATCCCAGCTCGGATTCGGCTCGTTAAGATTTCGAGCTGAAAAATAGTTATTAAACAAGCAACACgttctcgagctcatttcgagccgaacacaagctggctcgctaacagcgagctggattgccagccCTAAACAACAGTCGGAGAAAACTTACTAAAATTCGGTTAGACGATTATTAATGAACATGACTACATTATTtgcattgaaaattttaaaatctgattcgtAGAGTTATTTTGTGAGAAACTTTTAGATGAAGTGAGGATGTGGGTGTATGAAGAAACATTGCCGAATGGCGAGAAGCTCTCTCACACCATCAACCAAACCAATGTAAAATTATCTTTCATTTCCTTGTTCAATTTCTTTGTTACAATGCTTGCACCTTAGGAATTGAATACTTACTGCATGATTAATTATTTTGCGTGACGAACAGGAGAATTGCAAGTATTTACCGGGAATTAAGCTCGGCGTAAATGTAGTAGCAGATCCTGACCTAGAAAATGCAGGTAATTTcacaaaatcatatatattaatagtctCAAATGTCGTCGAATTGTGATGCCATGTTTCTGAATTTGGTTTTCTTTTACTGGCAGTTAAAGAAGCGAATATGTTGGTGTTCGTGACGCCGCATCAGTTTGTGGAGGGCATATGCAAGAGGCTTGTGGGGAAAATAAGGCCGGGGGCCGAGGCCATTTCGCTCATCAAGGGAATGGAGGTCAAAATGGAAGGACCATGCATGATTTCCAAATTGATCTCCGACATGCTCGGCATCAACTGTTGTGTCCTCATGGGGGCTAATATCGCTAACGAGGCAAGAATAGATTGAATCTTCTCTTTCGCTTTCATaatgaaaaagagaagagaaaataataagcGGAGATATCTGAGTGCAGATTGCTGTCGAGAAGTTCAGCGAAGCGACAGTCGGGTATAGGCAGGATAAGGAAGTGGCGCAAAGATGGGCTAGACTGTTCGGCACATCATATTTCCTAGTATCTGTCGTAAGTGCTGTTCCATTGCTTTCGATAACTTACGTGTGCTGCGCTAATTTATATACAGATCTTTTCAAAGTTACTTATGTCGACTTGATCGAAATCATTCATTGTGTAATAAGAGTTATACAACGTTAACACCGATTCCAAAAGCCCGAGCCCCTAAAAAAAGGGTGACCAATTTCTTTAAAGCGCACAGACATAACGCCCATAGATCTCAACTGTGACTTGATCTAACTTGCTCTCTGCAACGTAAGCAAAATGCTAGCCTACCCGCCAATAATAATAACTCCGTCTTCTACTACGAGTCGAGCATGAATACTTGCGAAAGCATTTGGACCCTAATACATCCTATCGAGAAACGGTCTTAATTAAGGCATATATCTATATGGAAAAAATTTCTTCATAGAATCAACAATTTATTAGTCGATACAAAGAGAGAGTAAAATTATAAGTACACAATATTCCAGGTTAGGGTAATTTTCCCGTAAATGTTTTACTAACCATATATCAAGATCAAGGTGTATTACCATGCCAGGGCCATATTGTAAGTGAACGGATAACCGTAAGGGTGTAAATGATACATTTTTGTGGTCATAATCGCCGACAGGTACAGGACGTCGAGGGAGTAGAGCTGTGCGGAACGCTAAAGAATGTGGTGGCTATTGCGGCAGGTATCGAACACACACCTTCGAACAGACACCCAACTCTTTTAGTGTTTGTTTTGTTCCCTCCCGTCGGAGAGTTAAGATCCAAAATGGTGATTTTGCAGGTCTTGTTGATGGCTTGGACATGGGAAACAATACCAAGGTTTGTAATTCTTTCGTACGAACTATTACCTAAAAGACCGATCGAGTAGGAAATGagcccaaaaatatatattaccaCTCTGACTCACGTGCATTGTGAAATTTAAACCTGCTACATGTCAAAAATGGGGATTGAACCCATAACCTCACAGAATGAAGTACCATATTACACAACAGATCGATCAAGTAGGAAATGGGCTTaggaatatatattaacatgaaCAAATGGAACAAAATTGCGGCAggtttatctttttatattccCTTTGGATGTTGTAATATTTTAGGCCGCGATAATGAGGATTGGTTTGAGGGAGATGCGCGCTTTCTCCAAATTGCTCTTCTCGTCGGTTAGGGACAGCACATTCTTCGAAAGCTGCGGCGTCGCTGATCTGATCACTACGTGCCGTATGTACTTCGACTCGATTCGATTCTTTCGCCTCGACTCA from the Ananas comosus cultivar F153 unplaced genomic scaffold, ASM154086v1, whole genome shotgun sequence genome contains:
- the LOC109706368 gene encoding glycerol-3-phosphate dehydrogenase [NAD(+)]-like, whose translation is MVSSFFSLFTCMAPAMEERRDAIEEAPVPRAESDRGVSVAVDGGGGSDRGATSEQSYGRVAVIGSGNWGSVAAKLIASNAAKHPMFHDEVRMWVYEETLPNGEKLSHTINQTNENCKYLPGIKLGVNVVADPDLENAVKEANMLVFVTPHQFVEGICKRLVGKIRPGAEAISLIKGMEVKMEGPCMISKLISDMLGINCCVLMGANIANEIAVEKFSEATVGYRQDKEVAQRWARLFGTSYFLVSVVQDVEGVELCGTLKNVVAIAAGLVDGLDMGNNTKAAIMRIGLREMRAFSKLLFSSVRDSTFFESCGVADLITTCLGGRNRRVAEAFARSGGKRSFDELEAELLQGQKLQGVSTAKEVYEVLSNRGWQGLFPLFTTVHEICVGELPPTAIVEYSEHSPNVSIMEGFTQHYY